A genomic region of Antennarius striatus isolate MH-2024 chromosome 2, ASM4005453v1, whole genome shotgun sequence contains the following coding sequences:
- the her9 gene encoding hairy-related 9 isoform X1: protein MPADTMEKQTASPIAGAPANGSHTPDKPKNASEHRKSSKPIMEKRRRARINESLGQLKTLILDALKKDSSRHSKLEKADILEMTVKHLRNLQRVQMSAALSADATVLSKYRAGFNECMNEVTRFLSTSEGVNTEVRSRLLNHLSSCMGQMMSLNYPQAASQQAHLAQPLHVQLPSTLPISGAAKLSPEAVSPKVFGGFQLVPASDGQFAFLIPNPAFASATAPVIPLYANAGVPVALNASPVHGSSAPSAASPVHGMTSFSGGPPAVSPVGVSSSSESSEPVWRPW from the exons ATGCCCGCTGACACCATGGAAAAACAAACGGCATCTCCTATTGCCGGTGCCCCCGCAAACGGGTCACACACACCGGACAAACCCAAAAATGCCAGCGAGCATAGAAAA tCATCCAAACCGATCATGGAAAAACGCAGGAGAGCAAGAATAAACGAAAGTCTCGGGCAGCTCAAGACTCTGATCCTGGATGCACTTAAAAAAGAT AGCTCCAGACACTCAAAGTTGGAGAAAGCAGATATCCTTGAAATGACAGTGAAACACTTGAGGAACCTGCAGCGCGTACAGATGAGCg CAGCGCTCTCTGCAGATGCAACCGTCCTGAGCAAATACAGAGCCGGATTCAACGAGTGCATGAACGAGGTCACACGCTTCCTGTCCACCTCCGAGGGGGTGAACACGGAGGTGAGATCCCGGCTCCTGAACCACCTCTCCAGCTGCATGGGCCAGATGATGTCCCTGAATTACCCGCAGGCCGCGTCCCAGCAGGCGCACCTGGCTCAGCCCCTCCACGTCCAGCTCCCGTCCACGCTTCCAATCAGCGGCGCGGCTAAACTCAGTCCCGAGGCCGTGTCCCCGAAGGTGTTCGGTGGGTTCCAGCTGGTGCCCGCAAGCGACGGACAATTCGCCTTTTTGATCCCGAACCCGGCTTTCGCCTCCGCCACCGCTCCTGTCATCCCCCTTTACGCAAACGCGGGAGTGCCTGTTGCGCTTAACGCCAGTCCGGTGCACGGCAGCTCGGCGCCCTCCGCTGCATCTCCCGTCCACGGTATGACTTCCTTCTCCGGTGGGCCCCCAGCGGTCAGCCCGGTGGGCGTCAGCAGCAGCTCGGAGAGCAGCGAGCCGGTGTGGCGGCCCTGGTAA
- the her9 gene encoding hairy-related 9 isoform X2 has product MPADTMEKQTASPIAGAPANGSHTPDKPKNASEHRKSSKPIMEKRRRARINESLGQLKTLILDALKKDSSRHSKLEKADILEMTVKHLRNLQRVQMSALSADATVLSKYRAGFNECMNEVTRFLSTSEGVNTEVRSRLLNHLSSCMGQMMSLNYPQAASQQAHLAQPLHVQLPSTLPISGAAKLSPEAVSPKVFGGFQLVPASDGQFAFLIPNPAFASATAPVIPLYANAGVPVALNASPVHGSSAPSAASPVHGMTSFSGGPPAVSPVGVSSSSESSEPVWRPW; this is encoded by the exons ATGCCCGCTGACACCATGGAAAAACAAACGGCATCTCCTATTGCCGGTGCCCCCGCAAACGGGTCACACACACCGGACAAACCCAAAAATGCCAGCGAGCATAGAAAA tCATCCAAACCGATCATGGAAAAACGCAGGAGAGCAAGAATAAACGAAAGTCTCGGGCAGCTCAAGACTCTGATCCTGGATGCACTTAAAAAAGAT AGCTCCAGACACTCAAAGTTGGAGAAAGCAGATATCCTTGAAATGACAGTGAAACACTTGAGGAACCTGCAGCGCGTACAGATGAGCg CGCTCTCTGCAGATGCAACCGTCCTGAGCAAATACAGAGCCGGATTCAACGAGTGCATGAACGAGGTCACACGCTTCCTGTCCACCTCCGAGGGGGTGAACACGGAGGTGAGATCCCGGCTCCTGAACCACCTCTCCAGCTGCATGGGCCAGATGATGTCCCTGAATTACCCGCAGGCCGCGTCCCAGCAGGCGCACCTGGCTCAGCCCCTCCACGTCCAGCTCCCGTCCACGCTTCCAATCAGCGGCGCGGCTAAACTCAGTCCCGAGGCCGTGTCCCCGAAGGTGTTCGGTGGGTTCCAGCTGGTGCCCGCAAGCGACGGACAATTCGCCTTTTTGATCCCGAACCCGGCTTTCGCCTCCGCCACCGCTCCTGTCATCCCCCTTTACGCAAACGCGGGAGTGCCTGTTGCGCTTAACGCCAGTCCGGTGCACGGCAGCTCGGCGCCCTCCGCTGCATCTCCCGTCCACGGTATGACTTCCTTCTCCGGTGGGCCCCCAGCGGTCAGCCCGGTGGGCGTCAGCAGCAGCTCGGAGAGCAGCGAGCCGGTGTGGCGGCCCTGGTAA